The following coding sequences are from one Nicotiana tabacum cultivar K326 chromosome 1, ASM71507v2, whole genome shotgun sequence window:
- the LOC142164715 gene encoding uncharacterized protein LOC142164715, with amino-acid sequence MAQELQFDMIIQSPALGLSRDIMFMWKEEFVAVEKVETTPQGIHAMVKVSPNYPPWLVSAIYASNLLANRKLLWDNLITISKNLKTNWFIGGDFNEVLKARDKFRGNPINLSRNNLFCNYINECNLLDLGFKGKYTWTNKRYSNITSLILERIDRCFANEGWIEQYLEATVLHLSRTHSNHFPLQINLVEPLNNKPSRPFRFESMWASHPSFPNIINRAFSDNSTLLQSTDCFKTLVSKWNQEVFGNIFHQKRRILARISGIQISPSYQSAVTCYTLKQI; translated from the coding sequence ATGGCTCAAGAACTCCAGTTTGATATGATCATTCAGTCCCCGGCATTAGGTCTCTCTAGGGATATAATGTTTATGTGGAAAGAGGAGTTTGTGGCAGTTGAAAAAGTGGAAACTACCCCTCAAGGCATCCATGCAATGGTTAAGGTAAGTCCCAACTACCCTCCATGGCTCGTCTCTGCTATTTATGCTAGTAATCTATTAGCAAATAGGAAACTCCTATGGGATAACCTAATCACAATATCAAAAAACCTAAAAACCAACTGGTTTATAGGAGGAGACTTCAATGAAGTCTTAAAGGCCAGGGACAAATTTAGGGGCAATCCCATAAACCTGAGCCGCAACAACCTGTTTTGCAACTATATAAATGAGTGTAACCTTCTAGACCTAGGCTTTAAAGGAAAATACACTTGGACTAATAAAAGGTACAGTAACATAACTTCTCTAATCCTGGAAAGAATAGATAGGTGCTTCGCAAATGAAGGCTGGATTGAACAGTACCTAGAAGCTACTGTACTGCACCTTTCTAGGACCCACTCAAATCATTTCCCTTTACAAATTAACTTGGTAGAGCCTCTAAACAATAAACCATCAAGGCCCTTCAGGTTTGAGTCAATGTGGGCTAGTCACCCTTCATTCCCTAACATCATCAATAGGGCTTTCTCAGACAATTCCACCCTCCTTCAATCCACTGATTGCTTCAAGACTCTGGTCTCCAAGTGGAACCAAGAAGTCTTTGGAAACATCTTCCACCAAAAGAGGAGAATCCTAGCAAGAATCTCTGGAATCCAGATATCTCCTAGCTACCAATCAGCAGTTACCTGTTATACTTTGAAACAAATCTAA